The following are from one region of the Pectobacterium actinidiae genome:
- a CDS encoding M20 family metallopeptidase, producing MGTLALQQRISSSIEQHREEYIAISQDIHAHPETGNNEYYASGLLTDLLKKHHFTVTLNVAGHETAFYAEKDSGKPGPTIAYLAEYDALIDIGHACGHNIIGVTSLAAAIALAEVIDQTGGKVVVLGTPAEEGGLRGKGGINGNVKARFVEHGFLDRVDVALMVHPAGKTRLTGPSLANNHLYFHFYGKPSHAGSSPHKGVNALDALVLLYNGISVLRQQLPDGVRVHGIITNGGQAPNVIPEYASAHYYIRAKTREEVVALEPRIRAIADGVALATGTTVKIEHQIGPRDFLINHSLNAILLEEFTAAGEVVDQKAKEGIGSTDAGDISHAVPTAHPTIKIGPDDLIGHTVPFREAANSPLGYAALLTGAQVLARTGLRLLTDPRALQDAKDEFASHRSVTDAA from the coding sequence ATGGGAACTCTCGCATTACAGCAGCGTATCAGTAGCAGTATTGAACAGCATCGCGAAGAATATATTGCGATTTCCCAGGATATTCATGCGCATCCCGAAACGGGAAATAATGAATATTACGCCAGCGGGCTATTAACGGATTTATTAAAGAAGCATCATTTCACGGTAACACTGAACGTTGCCGGACATGAAACGGCCTTTTATGCAGAAAAAGACAGCGGTAAACCGGGGCCGACCATTGCTTACCTCGCCGAATATGATGCGTTAATCGATATCGGCCACGCCTGCGGTCACAACATCATTGGAGTAACCAGTCTGGCAGCCGCGATTGCGCTGGCAGAGGTTATCGATCAGACCGGCGGCAAGGTGGTGGTGTTGGGTACGCCAGCTGAAGAAGGCGGCCTGCGCGGGAAAGGCGGAATTAATGGCAACGTGAAGGCGCGTTTTGTTGAACATGGCTTCCTCGATCGGGTTGATGTCGCTTTGATGGTTCATCCGGCAGGAAAAACGCGGCTCACCGGACCATCACTGGCAAACAATCATCTCTATTTTCATTTTTACGGTAAACCCTCCCACGCCGGAAGCTCGCCGCATAAAGGCGTGAACGCGCTGGATGCGCTGGTGCTGCTTTACAACGGGATCAGCGTGCTGCGCCAGCAACTGCCGGACGGCGTTCGGGTTCACGGCATTATCACCAACGGCGGGCAGGCGCCGAATGTGATTCCAGAATACGCCTCCGCTCACTATTACATTCGTGCCAAAACGCGCGAAGAGGTGGTGGCGTTAGAGCCACGTATTCGCGCGATTGCGGATGGCGTCGCGCTGGCAACGGGCACCACGGTGAAAATTGAGCATCAGATTGGCCCGCGTGATTTCCTGATCAACCACTCGCTGAATGCCATCCTGCTAGAGGAATTCACGGCCGCAGGGGAGGTGGTCGATCAAAAAGCGAAAGAGGGCATCGGTTCGACGGATGCCGGAGATATCAGCCATGCGGTGCCGACGGCACACCCCACGATTAAAATCGGTCCTGACGATCTGATCGGCCACACCGTGCCATTCCGTGAAGCAGCAAATTCCCCGCTCGGTTATGCCGCGCTGCTGACGGGCGCGCAGGTGCTGGCTCGAACCGGTCTGCGACTGTTGACGGATCCCCGCGCGTTGCAGGATGCCAAAGACGAGTTTGCAAGCCACCGCTCGGTTACCGACGCCGCCTGA
- a CDS encoding Sapep family Mn(2+)-dependent dipeptidase — MSAALTPQESALLPKIERWIAAHRDSLIDELATWIAIPSVSRADLAQPGAPFGSECARVLDTALTLAEQAGFRTERHAGYAGSVIYGEHREDIGLISHLDVVPAGEHWTYPPFALTRRGDFLIGRGVADNKGPAILDLYLLKLIRALDIPLHHNLRIVYGLAEETDMADLAWFAQHGPVPRISLVTDGKFPVNYAQKGQITFRLHIAEAGVLANLTAGNAANSIPATAQITLADAPRELSVDRLRGLGAGRITLLPAERGITLQAQDIAGHAAFPDGTLSAAVVLLDALRELDLLPERERTLAAQLQQIFTSPYGEHIGLAQEDAPSGRLTLNAGLWQSTTPGSLTLLADIRYPVTREGNTIIAALRDQLATVATDISLVDNWRDVPPFYLPEEDSTRQVLQQSWHDVTGRADPAYSMGGVTHSKVLPRAITFGPGYLRTEANSPDFLPTGHGLPHGADEVIHLPSLLAALPVYVIALIRLDAVLHTQNQENPSHVR, encoded by the coding sequence ATGTCCGCAGCCCTTACCCCACAAGAAAGCGCCCTGTTACCCAAAATCGAGCGGTGGATTGCCGCACACCGTGACTCGCTGATTGATGAGCTGGCGACGTGGATTGCCATTCCCAGCGTTAGCCGCGCCGATCTCGCTCAGCCGGGCGCGCCATTTGGCTCCGAGTGCGCCCGCGTATTGGACACCGCGTTGACATTGGCGGAACAGGCCGGGTTCCGTACCGAGCGCCATGCGGGCTACGCGGGTTCGGTGATTTACGGCGAGCACCGCGAGGATATCGGCCTGATTAGCCACCTTGATGTTGTGCCCGCGGGTGAACACTGGACGTATCCACCGTTTGCGCTGACGCGTCGCGGTGATTTTCTGATCGGACGCGGCGTAGCTGACAACAAAGGCCCTGCGATCCTCGATCTCTATTTGCTTAAGTTGATCCGCGCGCTGGATATTCCCCTGCATCACAATTTGCGCATCGTTTATGGGCTGGCAGAAGAGACCGACATGGCCGATCTGGCCTGGTTTGCCCAACATGGTCCGGTACCGCGTATTTCGCTGGTCACCGACGGGAAGTTTCCGGTGAACTATGCGCAAAAAGGGCAAATCACGTTCCGGCTGCACATTGCCGAAGCAGGCGTGCTGGCGAACCTGACCGCTGGCAACGCGGCCAACAGCATTCCAGCCACCGCACAGATCACGCTCGCCGATGCCCCCCGCGAGCTCAGCGTCGATAGGCTGCGCGGTCTGGGTGCCGGACGCATCACGCTGCTCCCCGCCGAACGGGGAATCACGCTACAGGCGCAGGATATTGCCGGTCATGCGGCCTTCCCTGACGGTACTCTTAGCGCTGCCGTGGTGCTGCTGGACGCATTACGCGAGCTGGATTTGCTGCCAGAACGGGAACGCACGCTAGCCGCACAGTTACAGCAGATTTTCACCTCTCCCTATGGCGAGCATATTGGGTTGGCGCAGGAGGATGCGCCGTCAGGCAGGCTGACGCTGAACGCCGGTCTCTGGCAGTCGACCACTCCAGGTTCACTGACCCTTCTTGCCGATATTCGCTACCCGGTGACGCGGGAAGGAAACACGATCATCGCAGCATTGCGCGACCAACTTGCCACTGTGGCAACCGACATCTCGCTGGTGGACAACTGGCGTGATGTGCCGCCATTTTATCTGCCGGAAGAGGACAGCACGCGGCAGGTCTTGCAGCAGAGCTGGCACGATGTGACAGGCCGTGCAGACCCAGCCTATTCAATGGGGGGCGTAACGCATTCCAAAGTGCTGCCGCGTGCGATTACGTTCGGCCCCGGCTACCTGCGTACGGAGGCCAATAGCCCAGACTTCCTACCCACAGGCCACGGCTTGCCGCACGGCGCAGACGAAGTGATCCATCTGCCCTCGCTGCTGGCGGCACTGCCGGTCTATGTGATTGCGCTGATACGGCTGGATGCAGTGCTGCATACGCAGAATCAGGAGAATCCTTCCCATGTCCGTTGA
- a CDS encoding alpha/beta fold hydrolase, with protein MSVDAHATTFVLIHGAWHGGWCWSRVTERLTAAGFASSALTLTGLAERRDELSRGINLSTHIHDITDTIRQQGWRDVTLVGHSYGGFPATAAAYQLPDVVSHLILLDAFLPASGEKLLDHAPDLIAAYQTQAARDPTWHIPPLPSLLFGVNEADRKWVDSRLTPQPVNTYFEPVALAPTPPSLKKTYIRCTRAAGNYLTTSVQRAQTDPTWRFLTLDSDHDAMIDAPDTLTTLLTSALTTRTPL; from the coding sequence ATGTCCGTTGACGCCCACGCCACCACGTTTGTATTGATACACGGTGCCTGGCACGGCGGCTGGTGCTGGTCGCGGGTGACCGAGCGGCTTACCGCCGCAGGCTTTGCTTCTTCGGCATTGACGCTCACCGGGCTGGCAGAACGCCGTGACGAGCTATCGCGCGGTATTAACCTATCGACCCACATTCACGATATTACCGACACGATCCGCCAACAGGGCTGGCGCGATGTGACGTTGGTCGGCCACAGCTACGGCGGCTTTCCCGCTACGGCCGCCGCGTATCAACTCCCTGATGTCGTCAGCCACCTGATTCTGCTGGATGCGTTTTTACCCGCATCGGGCGAAAAGCTGCTGGATCACGCGCCCGATCTCATCGCTGCCTACCAGACACAGGCGGCGCGCGACCCCACGTGGCACATTCCCCCACTTCCGTCGCTGCTGTTTGGCGTGAACGAAGCCGACCGCAAGTGGGTCGATTCCCGCCTGACACCGCAGCCGGTAAATACCTACTTTGAACCCGTCGCGCTGGCACCCACACCTCCCTCGCTGAAAAAGACCTACATCCGCTGCACGCGCGCGGCGGGCAATTATCTCACCACCTCAGTACAACGTGCTCAGACCGATCCAACCTGGCGTTTTCTGACGCTCGACAGCGACCACGATGCGATGATCGACGCGCCGGATACGCTAACCACACTGCTGACGTCAGCGTTGACAACCCGCACGCCTCTGTGA
- the dgoD gene encoding galactonate dehydratase produces the protein MKITDVRVILANRYMFVEVTTDEGLTGIGESGAWGFLDASKGAVEALRTYLIGQDPLRIEHHWQYMYRCWHFRGAAIMGAISAIDIALWDIAGKYYDTPVYNLLGGRCRDKARVYAHAGGRTTEETIANLKKAKADGFTAIGHLTPFLDESRDTPYFTTHAKEIGEAIERIGLYREAVGNDVDLCIEVHRRLKPADAVVFARGIEPFYPYFIEDPIGADNFDSMAEVADKINIPIATGERLNNPQEFAMLIRRNAVAYVRPDVCMCGGITGAKKVAALAEANDLMVVPHNPLSPVSTAACLQIAVSIPNFALLEYPGDDQPALSEKFGATGVENGVRKKDVVKNTFKCVDGFMEIPTQPGIGIELADDLENRFPYRRRGLKTRLHIDGSVVDQ, from the coding sequence ATGAAAATTACCGACGTGCGCGTGATTCTCGCGAATCGCTATATGTTTGTTGAGGTCACCACCGATGAGGGGCTGACGGGCATTGGCGAATCCGGTGCCTGGGGCTTTCTCGATGCCTCCAAAGGTGCCGTCGAGGCATTGCGCACGTATCTGATTGGGCAAGACCCGCTGCGCATTGAGCATCACTGGCAGTATATGTATCGCTGCTGGCATTTCCGCGGTGCCGCCATCATGGGTGCCATCAGCGCCATTGATATTGCCCTGTGGGATATCGCGGGCAAGTATTACGATACACCGGTTTATAACCTGCTGGGCGGCCGCTGCCGCGACAAGGCGCGCGTTTATGCCCACGCGGGAGGACGAACCACGGAAGAGACCATCGCCAATCTGAAAAAAGCCAAGGCTGACGGCTTTACCGCAATTGGCCATCTCACGCCGTTTCTGGATGAGTCGCGCGATACGCCTTATTTCACCACCCACGCCAAAGAGATCGGTGAAGCTATTGAGCGCATCGGCCTTTATCGGGAAGCGGTCGGTAACGATGTCGACCTGTGTATTGAAGTCCATCGCCGCCTGAAACCCGCCGATGCCGTGGTGTTCGCGCGTGGCATTGAACCGTTTTACCCCTACTTTATTGAAGACCCTATCGGCGCGGATAACTTCGATTCGATGGCGGAAGTCGCCGACAAAATCAATATTCCTATCGCCACCGGTGAACGCCTGAATAACCCGCAGGAGTTCGCGATGCTGATTCGCCGCAACGCGGTCGCCTATGTGCGTCCTGACGTTTGCATGTGCGGCGGGATTACCGGTGCGAAGAAAGTGGCCGCATTGGCAGAAGCCAATGATCTGATGGTGGTGCCGCATAACCCGCTTAGCCCGGTGTCTACCGCCGCCTGTTTACAGATCGCCGTCAGCATCCCGAACTTCGCTCTACTGGAGTATCCGGGAGATGACCAACCGGCACTGTCGGAAAAATTTGGTGCGACGGGCGTCGAGAATGGCGTGCGGAAAAAAGATGTGGTGAAGAACACCTTCAAATGCGTGGATGGCTTTATGGAGATACCGACACAGCCCGGCATCGGTATTGAACTGGCGGACGATCTGGAGAACCGCTTTCCCTACCGCCGTCGCGGCCTGAAAACCCGACTGCACATTGACGGTTCCGTCGTCGATCAATAG
- a CDS encoding transporter substrate-binding domain-containing protein, with translation MKRSLHQVFMAITLISASFFSQAAETQTSTWQHIKQTGELRIGVAQGEPWYFKNPSTGEWDGIGYNIGKELAKDLGVKLVTVETTWGNAIAALQTGQIDTMLVLDPTEERKKAVDFPEQPFFWYAQGVLIRDGIAVTNWDDLNREDVKIGVTLGSSPDLILTKRLPKAQLVRFPNMDEGVAAFYAGRVDALSYFHPALALQQAKVGKGNLILPKPIIEVSTSGAIRKENDQTFHNFLNDEFAKLYKSGKTQHYYEQALKLRGVDVSKVPSVIKEDWK, from the coding sequence ATGAAACGTTCTCTTCACCAGGTATTCATGGCGATAACGCTGATTAGCGCCTCCTTCTTTAGCCAGGCCGCGGAAACGCAAACCTCAACCTGGCAGCACATCAAACAGACCGGTGAGTTACGCATCGGCGTGGCACAGGGTGAGCCGTGGTACTTTAAAAACCCGTCGACTGGAGAATGGGACGGCATCGGCTATAACATCGGCAAAGAGCTGGCAAAGGATCTGGGGGTAAAACTGGTGACGGTGGAAACCACGTGGGGCAATGCCATCGCCGCCTTACAAACTGGCCAGATCGATACCATGCTGGTGCTGGACCCAACGGAAGAGCGGAAAAAAGCGGTCGATTTCCCTGAGCAGCCTTTCTTCTGGTATGCGCAGGGCGTATTGATTCGCGATGGTATCGCGGTGACCAACTGGGACGACCTCAATCGGGAAGATGTTAAGATCGGCGTGACGCTGGGTTCCAGCCCGGATCTGATTCTGACCAAACGCCTGCCCAAGGCACAGCTGGTGCGCTTCCCGAATATGGATGAAGGCGTAGCGGCGTTTTATGCCGGTCGTGTCGATGCCCTGTCTTACTTCCACCCGGCGCTGGCATTGCAACAGGCTAAGGTCGGTAAAGGTAATTTGATTCTGCCGAAGCCGATTATTGAAGTCAGCACCAGCGGAGCCATCCGTAAGGAAAACGATCAGACCTTCCATAACTTCCTGAATGACGAATTTGCCAAACTGTATAAATCCGGCAAGACGCAGCACTACTATGAGCAGGCGCTCAAATTGCGCGGCGTGGACGTCAGCAAAGTGCCATCGGTTATTAAAGAAGACTGGAAATAA
- a CDS encoding MmgE/PrpD family protein has protein sequence MTHSAVLPLTLRLATFAHQLTIQDIPAALRRKIVLHFIDSLGCGIAGANSQVVRDCARVTRLHYAAGNSPIVDGGAPLAAIGAAFLNAAAINALDYDDGYEVAGRGMGHPGATLVAAALAAVGTRPIDGETLICALAAAYEINGRIIQSQQPTQARFQQVYGVCQHESIGAAVAYGLLTGCDAEGVENAIGLAASLTPLPSLHKYNWQQRPLVSFKDYNAPAAESGVRAVELHRGGIIGPRDVLSGDQGFWRMMGSDRFDEAALITGLGEQWALQHASFKAYPACRWIHTALESFERIQDELTLSPQDIDVIRVTGSQRLAADFMDTRPQNETDAQFSLPFALACLAHRIPRHRWSADETLANPVLQALADKVHVEVSPELDQLMAQERRPVLQVDVITQGQVVVGERIAFPLGCAEHPLAESRIMAKFAENLSSRLAPTHVAEATAALSELEDCQDVAALLTPLMGVS, from the coding sequence ATGACTCACTCTGCCGTATTACCCCTGACGCTACGTCTGGCGACCTTTGCCCATCAGTTGACGATTCAGGACATTCCTGCGGCATTAAGAAGAAAAATTGTGCTGCATTTTATCGACAGCCTGGGCTGCGGCATTGCAGGCGCAAACAGTCAGGTGGTACGGGATTGCGCACGCGTCACCCGCCTGCACTATGCGGCGGGTAACAGCCCAATAGTGGATGGCGGAGCGCCGCTAGCAGCCATCGGCGCGGCGTTTTTGAATGCGGCGGCGATCAATGCGCTGGATTATGACGATGGCTATGAGGTTGCCGGACGCGGCATGGGGCACCCCGGTGCCACACTGGTTGCCGCCGCGCTAGCGGCAGTAGGAACGCGTCCGATCGACGGCGAAACGCTGATTTGTGCGCTGGCTGCGGCGTATGAAATTAATGGTCGGATCATTCAGTCTCAGCAGCCGACTCAGGCGCGTTTTCAGCAGGTTTACGGCGTGTGCCAGCATGAATCCATCGGGGCGGCGGTAGCCTACGGATTACTAACGGGGTGTGACGCCGAAGGCGTAGAGAACGCCATCGGTTTGGCCGCGTCGTTGACGCCGTTGCCCAGCTTGCACAAATACAACTGGCAGCAGCGGCCGCTGGTGTCTTTCAAGGATTACAACGCCCCTGCCGCAGAGTCGGGCGTCCGTGCCGTCGAACTGCATCGTGGCGGGATTATCGGCCCAAGAGATGTGCTGTCCGGCGATCAGGGATTCTGGCGCATGATGGGATCTGACCGCTTTGATGAAGCGGCATTGATTACCGGCCTGGGAGAACAATGGGCGCTTCAACACGCCAGTTTCAAGGCGTATCCGGCCTGTCGCTGGATACATACCGCGCTGGAATCCTTCGAGCGCATACAGGACGAGCTGACGTTATCACCGCAGGACATCGACGTTATTCGCGTAACAGGAAGCCAGAGGCTGGCCGCTGATTTTATGGATACGCGACCGCAAAATGAAACGGATGCACAGTTCAGCCTGCCATTTGCGCTGGCCTGTCTTGCCCACCGTATTCCGCGCCATCGCTGGAGTGCCGATGAGACCTTAGCCAACCCGGTGCTTCAGGCGCTGGCCGATAAGGTTCACGTTGAGGTGTCTCCCGAGCTTGACCAGCTTATGGCGCAGGAACGTCGTCCGGTGTTGCAGGTTGATGTCATCACGCAAGGTCAGGTTGTGGTGGGGGAGCGTATTGCGTTTCCGCTGGGCTGCGCGGAACATCCGTTAGCGGAAAGCCGCATCATGGCGAAATTTGCGGAGAATCTATCGTCTCGACTTGCCCCAACACATGTTGCGGAGGCAACGGCGGCGTTATCCGAACTTGAGGACTGTCAGGATGTCGCCGCGCTGCTGACCCCGCTAATGGGAGTGTCCTGA
- a CDS encoding amino acid ABC transporter permease gives MSYQWDFSAIWPYHQLLLEGLWGTIKIGATSILIGMVAGMVLAAMKMSPRRLLRLPAAMLIGFYRNTPALVHFFWIYYALPVITPLTFSPFTAAVIALSAQSGAFYAEVYRGAISSIHTGQWEGAKALGMSKSTALRRVILPQALRRMIPPFIERSFELIKSTSLASSLAYSELLYQAMQINSQTYRPLEVYSLVAVMYFTLLLLISLFSQHIEKRLSLADRRLA, from the coding sequence ATGTCGTATCAGTGGGATTTTTCCGCCATCTGGCCCTATCACCAGCTGCTGCTGGAGGGGCTATGGGGAACGATAAAGATCGGTGCGACCAGCATCCTGATCGGTATGGTCGCTGGCATGGTGCTCGCTGCGATGAAAATGTCACCTCGGCGGCTCTTGCGTCTGCCCGCCGCAATGTTGATTGGTTTTTATCGTAATACGCCCGCGCTGGTGCATTTTTTCTGGATTTACTATGCCCTGCCTGTCATTACGCCGTTAACCTTTTCGCCTTTTACCGCCGCCGTGATCGCGTTGTCCGCACAGTCCGGTGCCTTCTATGCCGAAGTTTACCGTGGCGCGATCTCGTCTATTCACACGGGGCAATGGGAAGGGGCTAAAGCGCTGGGCATGTCGAAATCAACGGCACTGCGTCGGGTTATTCTCCCACAGGCGTTACGCCGGATGATCCCACCCTTTATTGAGCGTTCGTTTGAACTCATCAAATCCACGTCGCTGGCGTCATCACTGGCCTACAGCGAACTGCTTTATCAGGCGATGCAGATCAACAGCCAGACCTACCGACCGCTGGAAGTCTACAGTCTGGTGGCGGTGATGTATTTCACCCTGCTGCTGCTGATTAGCCTGTTCAGTCAACATATTGAGAAACGGCTGTCACTGGCAGACCGTCGACTCGCGTAA
- a CDS encoding amino acid ABC transporter permease: MHYQWDFSLVWHNLPVLLKGLGVTLELWLLAGVLGTALGLVLGLFRVFGKRWLSLPARCFVEIFRNTPVLIQLIWFYYAFPVLVGLQFSTFGAAALALTLYSAAYCTEIFRAGLQSIDHGQWEGAKALGMRHTVILRRVVLPQVLRNMLPALTNRMIELAKVTSLASILAVNELMYQGRLLSSTYYRPLEILTVVALLYFVLIWPGSYLAARLERRFRSTP; the protein is encoded by the coding sequence ATGCATTATCAATGGGATTTCTCGCTGGTCTGGCACAACCTTCCCGTGCTGCTGAAAGGCCTTGGCGTCACGCTCGAACTGTGGCTACTGGCCGGTGTGCTGGGAACCGCGTTGGGTCTGGTTCTCGGTCTGTTTCGCGTGTTTGGCAAGCGCTGGCTGTCATTGCCCGCCAGATGCTTTGTCGAAATCTTCCGCAATACGCCTGTGCTGATCCAACTGATCTGGTTCTATTACGCCTTTCCGGTTCTGGTTGGTTTGCAGTTCAGTACGTTCGGCGCCGCCGCACTGGCACTGACGCTGTATAGCGCGGCCTACTGTACGGAAATTTTCCGTGCCGGACTGCAATCCATCGACCACGGGCAGTGGGAAGGCGCAAAAGCGCTGGGGATGCGGCACACGGTCATCTTACGGCGTGTGGTTTTGCCACAGGTGCTGCGCAACATGCTGCCCGCATTGACCAACCGGATGATCGAATTGGCTAAGGTCACCTCGCTGGCCTCGATACTGGCCGTCAACGAACTGATGTACCAAGGGCGACTGCTGAGCAGCACCTACTATCGTCCGCTGGAAATCCTGACGGTGGTGGCACTGCTCTATTTCGTTCTGATCTGGCCGGGGAGCTACCTTGCCGCACGACTTGAACGCCGTTTCCGTTCCACCCCCTAG
- a CDS encoding amino acid ABC transporter ATP-binding protein: MSEDNVLRENVDLNEDVVLRIRGLQKRFGAVEVLKGIDLDVRRGEKIAIIGGSGSGKSTLLRCLNFMEIPSAGTIELDGVVLGKTDAKGQRDYPEKQLCAVRERVGMVFQQFNLFPHMTVLENVREALLSVKKIPRHDADTIAKAQLEKVGLGNKQEARPASLSGGQQQRVAIARALAMSPEIMLFDEPTSSLDPELVGEVLHTIRALAEEGRTLLLVTHELGFAYHFADRVIFIENGVIHEMGSAEQVLKNPQQPRTQAFLARFAERSF, encoded by the coding sequence ATGAGTGAAGATAACGTTCTGCGTGAAAATGTAGACTTGAATGAGGATGTCGTTCTGCGCATCCGCGGACTCCAGAAGCGCTTCGGTGCCGTTGAGGTATTGAAAGGTATCGATCTGGATGTGCGACGCGGTGAAAAAATCGCCATCATCGGTGGCAGCGGTTCGGGGAAAAGTACGCTGCTGCGCTGCCTGAATTTCATGGAGATCCCCAGCGCAGGCACTATCGAACTGGATGGTGTAGTTCTGGGGAAAACGGATGCCAAAGGCCAGCGCGACTATCCGGAAAAGCAGCTGTGCGCCGTGCGGGAACGCGTAGGGATGGTGTTTCAGCAATTCAATCTGTTTCCCCATATGACTGTGCTAGAAAATGTGCGTGAAGCGCTGCTATCGGTAAAAAAGATACCGCGCCATGACGCGGATACCATCGCCAAAGCACAGTTGGAAAAAGTCGGATTAGGCAACAAGCAAGAGGCGCGTCCCGCCAGTCTGTCCGGCGGGCAACAGCAGCGCGTGGCGATTGCCCGTGCGCTGGCGATGTCTCCGGAGATCATGCTGTTCGATGAGCCGACCTCATCGCTGGATCCGGAACTGGTGGGGGAAGTGCTGCACACCATTCGGGCGTTAGCGGAGGAAGGCCGCACGCTGCTGCTGGTCACCCATGAACTGGGGTTTGCCTATCACTTCGCCGACCGCGTCATCTTTATCGAGAATGGCGTGATCCATGAAATGGGCAGCGCCGAACAGGTGCTCAAAAACCCGCAGCAGCCTCGCACGCAAGCCTTCCTTGCTCGCTTTGCCGAACGCTCCTTTTAG
- a CDS encoding aminotransferase class IV, translating to MQPTLSSQSSQAYLQDPRNNDVQVYVNGEFVHRDNAVVSIFDSGYVCGDGVWEGLRLVNGRLIALEAHLDRLFDGAAAIQLNIGHSREALTDILYKTLAVNGMTDGAHIRLMITRGKKHTPNQDPRFIIGGATIVCVAEYKVVDTAAKKRGLTLFTSTYRTSTPDVFDLRLNSHSRLNLIQALLQALQAGADEALMLDPHGFVASCNSTNFFIVRRGELWTSSGRYCFNGITRQTLITLAQANGLKVRAQDFTLAEALTADEAFVTGTLAGITPVKALDGRPFNPEHRPVTEQLSQWYEAYLHAQ from the coding sequence ATGCAACCCACATTATCCAGCCAAAGCAGTCAGGCGTATTTGCAAGATCCGCGTAACAACGACGTACAGGTGTATGTGAATGGGGAATTCGTTCATCGCGATAATGCGGTGGTGTCGATCTTTGATTCCGGCTACGTGTGCGGCGACGGCGTATGGGAAGGATTACGTCTGGTTAACGGCCGCTTGATCGCGCTGGAGGCCCATCTGGATCGCCTGTTCGACGGTGCTGCCGCAATCCAGTTGAACATCGGCCACAGCCGAGAAGCGCTGACTGATATTCTCTACAAGACATTAGCCGTCAACGGCATGACCGATGGCGCGCATATCCGCCTGATGATTACCCGTGGGAAAAAGCATACGCCGAATCAGGATCCCCGTTTCATCATCGGCGGCGCAACCATCGTGTGCGTGGCGGAGTATAAGGTCGTCGATACCGCGGCGAAAAAGCGCGGGCTGACGCTGTTTACCTCCACTTACCGCACCAGCACGCCAGACGTCTTCGATCTGCGGCTGAACTCACACAGTCGGCTCAATCTTATTCAGGCACTGCTGCAAGCGTTGCAGGCCGGTGCCGATGAGGCACTGATGCTGGATCCGCACGGTTTTGTCGCCAGTTGTAATTCCACCAACTTTTTTATCGTCCGTCGCGGTGAACTGTGGACATCATCGGGTCGTTACTGCTTCAACGGCATTACCCGTCAGACTCTTATCACTCTCGCGCAGGCTAACGGGCTGAAGGTCAGGGCTCAGGATTTTACGCTGGCAGAAGCCCTCACCGCCGATGAAGCCTTTGTGACCGGCACGCTGGCGGGCATCACCCCCGTAAAAGCACTGGATGGCCGCCCGTTTAACCCCGAACACCGCCCGGTGACCGAGCAACTCAGCCAGTGGTATGAGGCGTATTTGCACGCGCAGTAA